The DNA window GAGAGGATAAGGGCAACAATGAGGCCGTACAGACCCAAGACTTCAGCGAAGATCAAGATGAGGATCATGCCCACAAATAACCTGGGCTGCTGTGCCGTTCCCCGTACACCTGCATCACCCACGATGCCAATGGCAAAGCCAGCAGCCAGACCGCTCAGGCCCACGCTCAAGCCAGCACCCAGCTGAAGAAAGCTCCTGTAGGACAGATGAAAAAGAGTTTCAGTGGCAAGCAACAGGACACCACCTTCCATCTTCAGGATGAACTTACTAGCGAGAAATTCTCCTGCAGTACAAGAGTTGCACATGCAGTTAATATGGACAGGTCAGTCAGGGATGCTCTGGCTTAGTCCTTGGGGTCTGACCACCTGGTAACTGCAAAGGAACACCTCCATCCATCTGCTATTTCTTAGATAAAGGCTTACAGCTCAGCCAATCACAATGCTCATCTGCTATCACTTGTACAGCAGCACGGCTGCCTGCTCTGTTAGGCCTCAGAAGCATTGTTTTATTCTGACATCAGTCAAGCCAGTTCCAGCTATTCTCAGAAGCTGAGCAGATGAAGTTTCAGACTATAGCTGGTATAGAGGTACAACGCATAGCCTGAGGATTGATTTACCAGCATGTAAAGAAGCAAGCAACATTAATTATTCACTTGCATCTCCCAGGCAACAGGAAAGCTATTCAGATAGCTTGATTAACTCTTGAGAAGACCTGCACACTCCATCTCCAAAATGTGACACCACTGAATATACCCAGGTCCCCACCCCTGACTGCACGACTTCTCTGGAGCCAGAAACCATGACACTGTATCTCACAATATTGCTTCTGACTCATCAGCTAACACATCCCTGTTGCTGATGCTAAGGCACAAGGCAGGACAGCTGAAATCCAGTTGGTATTCATGAGGGCAACTTAGGAACATTCAGCACTTATGGGATCCCATACTTTCTAGAGAGCTTAATGCAAAATCTACCCATTCCACAGCATCCAATTTCAACAAAACCCACAGGCACAGAACTTACTTGAATAGTGTGATAGTTGGTGAAAGAGCATTGGCAATGAGGACCGCCACTACGAGGCCATAGATAGCTATAATACCCGCCATGACCACAGGAATAATTGACTTCATGATGAGCTCAGGCCTCATGACAGACATGGCTGCAATACCCGTGCCACTCTTCGCAGTTCCATAAGCGGCTCCCAAGGCTGCAAGAGAAAAGACACATGAGGAAGTTCCCCAAATAATACCGCCTTTGTCAGACTGCAGCACTAGAACAGCTGAGTCAGCACAGGGAAGAACTGTGCAGGCCTAACACGGTCACTTGACTCCTTGGTTTGTCAGGCAGGCATATTCCCTTAAAGCATGGGGGAAATATGGGGACTTACCCATAGCCCTGAAACGAAGCCACTGCTGTTCAAGCACTGCTGGCCATAGAACATCCCTGAGCAgccagctgcacagcagggcaAGCACTGCGGCACAAATACATTCCCCATTTAGGTCTGCATTTGAACTTGTTATCTTGGCATCTGTGCCTTCCAACAGCCAAGAATGCAGAGGCTCTACTCAGTGGAATTTAGGAGAAATGTAGCAAAGCATGCTCTGGGTACGTCAGGATGTAGCCTGATTGAAAGCCATAGCTCTTAATGCTACTGAACTTTGAGTTCTTAAACAAACCCAGTGTTTAACAAGTTGCTCTGTGTCATCCCACATGAGGCCTTCTCTACCACAAAAAGGTATCTGCCCCATGCTCTGACTCAGAATGAAGCACACAGCTTCATCAGATATATTCTGAGATAGCAATGGCTGATCATATTATCACTACACGTTGTTTCCTGGAGAAAGAACTCCCTCCTTCCATGCAGAACCTCCATCCAATGAAGCACTCAGGTCCAAACACTTGCTAACCCAACCACTGGAAtcaggaagagcagcacagcttgcaGTTCACA is part of the Coturnix japonica isolate 7356 chromosome 14, Coturnix japonica 2.1, whole genome shotgun sequence genome and encodes:
- the ATP6V0C gene encoding V-type proton ATPase 16 kDa proteolipid subunit; the encoded protein is MSSGSTPEYASFFAVMGASAAMVFSALGAAYGTAKSGTGIAAMSVMRPELIMKSIIPVVMAGIIAIYGLVVAVLIANALSPTITLFKSFLQLGAGLSVGLSGLAAGFAIGIVGDAGVRGTAQQPRLFVGMILILIFAEVLGLYGLIVALILSTK